In one Oncorhynchus masou masou isolate Uvic2021 unplaced genomic scaffold, UVic_Omas_1.1 unplaced_scaffold_2251, whole genome shotgun sequence genomic region, the following are encoded:
- the LOC135533154 gene encoding uncharacterized protein LOC135533154, with the protein MSVSTCQMKERYNQQGFLSAVPVLDDTELREARQAFNHLEREFGEEYTQYSLHNVHLKYPWVMGLAKHPHILQVVQSILGSDVILLDSRFICKYPTTPTPHPTATQAGNDAITLTSEEEVRSSEKDQQSETGLPFVAWHQDMRYWGIAGGPVLSVWLALDDSLAENGALKVIPGSHCSGMLPHQLASRPGNMLSVNQEIPEELVQTDSALLCPLLAGQMSIHDGFLVHASDPNTSQKRRCGFVIRYVPTCAYPIQDPDRPRRFHATVMASGSDQFSHFSTLL; encoded by the exons ATGAGTGTGTCAACGTGTCAGATGAAGGAGCGTTACAACCAGCAGGGATTCCTCTCTGCTGTACCGGTCCTAGACGACACAGAGCTGAGGGAGGCCAGACAGGCCTTcaaccacctggagagagagtTCG GTGAGGAGTATACCCAGTACAGTCTCCACAATGTGCACCTGAAGTACCCCTGGGTGATGGGCCTGGCCAAACACCCCCACATCCTACAGGTGGTACAGTCCATCCTGGGCTCTGATGTCATCCTGCTAGACTCACGCTTCATCTGCAAGTACCCAACAACCCCCACACCCCACCCCACAGCCACACAGGCAGGAAATGAtgccatcactctgaccagtgaGGAGGAAGTGAGGTCATCAGAGAaggaccagcagagtgagactGGACTGCCCTTCGTGGCCTGGCACCAGGATATGAG GTACTGGGGaatagctgggggtccagtcctGTCGGTGTGGCTGGCTCTAGATGATTCACTGGCAGAAAACGGAGCCCTGAAGGTCATCCCAG gaAGCCACTGCTCTGGCATGCTGCCCCACCAACTCGCCTCCCGCCCCGGAAACATGCTGTCAGTCAACCAGGAGATCCCTGAGGAGCTGGTGCAAACGGATAGCGCTCTACTCTGCCCCCTGCTGGCTGGGCAGATGTCT ATCCATGATGGGTTCCTGGTCCACGCCAGTGACCCCAACACATCCCAGAAGAGACGCTGTGGCTTCGTGATCCGATACGTCCCTACCTGTGCCTACCCTATACAG gacccAGACCGTCCCAGGCGTTTCCATGCTACAGTGATGGCCAGTGGATCAGACCAGTTCAGTCACTTCTCCACCTTGCTGTGA